Proteins encoded together in one Flavobacteriales bacterium window:
- a CDS encoding saccharopine dehydrogenase NADP-binding domain-containing protein, with product MRTILILGAGRSASALIAQLIHDAPSEEWRITVVDRDLAHARALVGGGTSVARAEQGDAGDPAVRDRLIAAHDLVISMLPAFMHMDVVKDCLRLKRHVITPSYVPDPLWPLHAEAKAAGLIFLNELGLDPGIDHMSAMRILDRIRGEGGRMEAFESYCGGLVAPESDDNPWGYKFSWNPRNVVLAGQGGMARYIKDGSYKYLPYHRLFRETVRVTVPGFGDFDGYANRDSLKYRAHYGLQEIPTLVRGTLRKAGFCAAWDAFVQLGCTDDGFAMELRPNATWEEYMEAFLPHDVERDVRSNVAHTLGLDPKGEVMDRLDWLGLFGHERIGVQGLSPAATLQHLLEARWKLGPADQDMVVMWHRFRYTVEDRHQELQASLVVLGDDPVRTGMAKTVGLPLAFAARLVLGDRLKGRGVLLPIEREIYDPILDALEAAGIVFNEEEVEG from the coding sequence ATGCGCACGATCCTCATCCTGGGAGCGGGACGCTCCGCGTCGGCGCTCATCGCGCAGCTCATCCACGATGCCCCGAGCGAGGAGTGGCGCATCACGGTGGTGGACCGCGACCTCGCCCATGCGCGGGCCTTGGTGGGCGGGGGCACGTCGGTGGCCCGCGCCGAGCAGGGCGACGCCGGCGACCCGGCCGTGCGCGACCGCCTGATCGCGGCGCACGACCTGGTGATCAGCATGTTGCCGGCCTTCATGCACATGGATGTGGTGAAGGACTGCCTGCGGCTGAAGCGCCACGTCATCACGCCCAGCTACGTGCCCGACCCGCTGTGGCCGCTGCACGCGGAGGCCAAGGCGGCGGGGCTCATCTTCCTGAACGAACTGGGCCTCGACCCCGGCATCGACCACATGAGCGCCATGCGCATCCTGGACCGCATCCGCGGCGAGGGCGGGCGGATGGAGGCCTTCGAGAGCTATTGCGGTGGACTGGTGGCGCCCGAAAGCGACGACAACCCGTGGGGCTACAAGTTCAGCTGGAACCCGCGCAATGTGGTGCTGGCCGGGCAGGGCGGCATGGCCCGGTACATCAAGGACGGCAGCTACAAGTACCTCCCCTACCACCGGCTCTTCCGCGAAACGGTGCGGGTGACGGTGCCCGGCTTCGGGGACTTCGACGGCTATGCGAACCGGGACTCGCTGAAGTACCGGGCTCACTATGGGCTGCAGGAGATCCCCACGCTGGTGCGGGGCACCCTGCGGAAGGCGGGCTTCTGCGCCGCGTGGGACGCTTTCGTTCAGTTGGGCTGCACGGACGACGGCTTCGCGATGGAGCTGCGGCCCAACGCCACCTGGGAGGAGTACATGGAGGCCTTCCTGCCGCACGATGTGGAACGTGACGTGCGCTCGAACGTGGCCCACACCCTCGGCCTCGACCCGAAGGGCGAGGTGATGGACCGGCTGGACTGGCTGGGCCTCTTCGGCCACGAGCGCATCGGCGTGCAGGGGCTGAGCCCGGCGGCCACCTTGCAGCACTTGCTGGAGGCCAGGTGGAAGCTGGGGCCGGCCGACCAGGACATGGTGGTGATGTGGCACCGCTTCCGCTACACGGTGGAGGACCGGCACCAGGAGCTGCAGGCCTCGCTGGTGGTGCTGGGCGATGACCCGGTGCGCACGGGCATGGCGAAGACCGTGGGGCTGCCCCTGGCCTTCGCGGCACGGCTGGTGCTGGGCGACCGGCTGAAGGGCCGTGGCGTGCTGCTGCCGATCGAACGCGAGATCTACGACCCCATCCTGGACGCCTTGGAGGCGGCCGGCATCGTGTTCAATGAGGAG